GAAAGTATGCGCTCACGGTGGTGACGACCGCCGTCAGCGGCGAGGTTCTACCGGCGCGCGCGAAGTCGATTTGGAGAAGCGCGACGAGAGCGGCCAGAATGACCGCTCCGATTATCGCGAATAGCTTTCTCTCATCCCGATTCGTAACGATTGGTACCACCTCGTCAGCCGGTCGGCGTGCGGCCGCAACCGCTCGAGCAAACCTGGCGACGCAAGGATCTCGCCGGCGCCGCGCGCGACGCATCCCAGCGGATCGTCGGCGACCGTCGTCGGCACGTTCGTGCGCGCGCCGATCTCGCCTGCGAGTCCCGGGACGAGCGCGCCGCCGCCGGTCAGCACGATCCCCGCTTCCATCAACTCGCCGGCGAGGTCGGGCGGGGTCGCTTCCAGGATCGACCAAGCCGCGCGCGCGATGCGGTCGACCCCGTCGAGCATCGCGCTCGCGACGAGCTCTTCCGAAACCGTCCGTTTGCCGGGCCGCAGGTTGCGCATGTCGGTCCCGGCGACCAGGATCTCTTCGCGGCCGGGCGCGCGGCCGGCGAAGCCGCGCTCGATCTTCAAGCGCTCCGCGGTGAGCGGCCCGATCCCGAAGTACTCGGCGCGCAGCCGCGCGGCGATCGCGGCGTCGAACGTGTCGCCGCCGACCTTGATCGAGCTCATCGCGACGATGCCGCACAGGGTGAGCACCGCGATCTCCGTCGTGCCGCCGCCGATGTCGATCACCATCGCGGGCCGCGTGCCGGTGATGTCAAGGCCGGCACCGACCGCGGCGGCGACCGCCTGCGGGACGAACTCGGTCGTGCGCGGGCCGGCGGCGCGGATCGCCTCCTCGACCGCCTTGCACTCGATATCGGTCGCGCAGCCGGGGACGCAGGCGATCACGCGCGGCGCGACGCGCGGCCGCGCCGCCAGCGCGCGGTCGACGACCGTCTTCACCAGCGCGTGCGCGCCGCGGAA
This genomic stretch from Candidatus Eremiobacterota bacterium harbors:
- a CDS encoding rod shape-determining protein, whose protein sequence is MSLTGTLRATFSPDVGIDLGTANTVVYSHDSGILVSEPSVVAYRTGDDAIVAVGQAAKELDGRTPGRIRVVRPLRGGTISDFRGAHALVKTVVDRALAARPRVAPRVIACVPGCATDIECKAVEEAIRAAGPRTTEFVPQAVAAAVGAGLDITGTRPAMVIDIGGGTTEIAVLTLCGIVAMSSIKVGGDTFDAAIAARLRAEYFGIGPLTAERLKIERGFAGRAPGREEILVAGTDMRNLRPGKRTVSEELVASAMLDGVDRIARAAWSILEATPPDLAGELMEAGIVLTGGGALVPGLAGEIGARTNVPTTVADDPLGCVARGAGEILASPGLLERLRPHADRLTRWYQSLRIGMRESYSR